One Panicum virgatum strain AP13 chromosome 9K, P.virgatum_v5, whole genome shotgun sequence genomic region harbors:
- the LOC120648088 gene encoding uncharacterized protein LOC120648088, translating to MEVPYHSASSVVTLESLRFRWFTLITIRPGEESARGIGRSLVDTCRGEHARRWLWIGRAGIAPRVARCVWACWCRTAFAAPSPLRLLLALCVWGSFLPHRLCGTVPLLCPPPFSLTFSPQWGCSGGGRAHRGCGGAGPPNHVVLAERYRGPAAPLLHSPPSSSGHWFLGAVWGLGKLWGGPDLAAVGVQRRRRSTSGVHRRRTSPCTPSSPRATGGTRLLCCICLLPLRDPERVRRAAPAGSVVVASLLLLPGFGGLLAGCLARAELLLQVIRYDRRTA from the exons ATGGAAGTGCCGTACCATTCAGCTAGTAGTGTAGTTACATTGGAGTCACTGCGCTTTAG ATGGTTTACTCTTATTACTATCCGCCCTGGAGAGGAAAGCGCGAGAGGGATCGGGCGCTCGCTGGTCGACACGTGCCGGGGAGAGCACGCCCGACGCTGGCTGTGGATTGGTCGCGCGGGCATTgcgccgcgcgtcgcccgctGCGTGTGGGCCTGCTGGTGCCGTACCGCCTTCGCTGCGCCGTCCCCGCTCCGGCTTCTTCTCGCTCTCTGCGTGTGGGGCTCATTCCTCCCGCACCGCCTCTGCGGGACAGTGCCTCTTCTCTGTCCGCCTCCTTTTTCGCTTACCTTCTCGCCGCAGTGGGGGTGCAGCGGCGGTGGAAGAGCCCAtcgggggtgcggcggcgccggaccgCCCAATCACGTCGTCCTCGCCGAGCGCTACCGGGGGCCTGCGGCTCCTCTGCTGCATTCGCCTCCTTCCTCTTCGGGACACTG GTTCCTTGGTGCGGTGTGGGGTTTGGGGAAGCTTTGGGGAGGGCCGGATCTCGCCGCGGTGGGGGTGCAGCGGCGACGAAGGAGTACGTCAGGGGTGCACCGGCGCCGGACTTCCCCATGCACGCCGTCCTCACCACGCGCTACCGGGGGCACGCGGCTCCTCTGCTGCATCTGCCTCCTTCCTCTTCGGGACCCTG AGCGGGTTCGTCGTGCTGCTCCCGCTGGTTCAGTCGTCGTTGCCTCACTGCTCCTCCTACCTGGATTTG GTGGCCTGCTTGCGGGATGCCTTGCCCGTGccgaactcctgctgcaggtTATAAG gtacgatagaagaACCGCGTGA
- the LOC120652015 gene encoding UDP-glycosyltransferase 73C4-like, which produces MASPVQSRKLRILLVPFFATSHIGPFTNLAVHLAAARPDIVEATVAVSTANAAVVRSALARQQSPGRATSVRVATYPFPVVDGLPPGVENLSTVKAADAWRIDAATFDEALMRPGQEGLIREHSPDAIITDGHFFWNADVAADLGVPCVAFQVIGTFATTAFTHLIRDVDIHGTAGAGVVPLPRAEGGGHILIPHTELPEFVRSKKIMDGPVLDRMTASVKRCAGRAVNTFFDLEQGYCEIFTSSIKTKPSYFVGPLSLPPAAAAPAPTTGDSAGAGHSPPCIEWLDRMPSRSVVFLCFGSLTHVSDAQLVELALGLEASGKPFLWVIRDNDTWSPPDGWMDRVGARGMVVKGWAPQMRILEHQAVGVFVTHCGWNSVMETVTAGVPALTWPMVFEQFIIERLLTEVLEIGERLFPEGAGVRSTRYEEHDLVPAEVVARAVTKFMEPGGRGDAARRRVKELSARARAAVAEGGTSHRDLQRLIDDLVQARTEQRQSNSSTLKK; this is translated from the coding sequence ATGGCCTCTCCGGTCCAGAGCAGGAAGCTTCGCATTCTCCTCGTGCCCTTCTTCGCCACTAGCCACATCGGCCCATTCACCAACCTCGCCGTCCACCTCGCAGCTGCGCGGCCGGACATCGTCGAGGCCACCGTCGCCGTCAGCACGGCGAACGCCGCGGTCGTGCGGTCAGCTCTTGCACGGCAGCAGAGCCCCGGCCGCGCGACTTCGGTGAGGGTAGCGACGTACCCGTTCCCGGTGGTGGATGGCCTCCCGCCGGGGGTGGAGAACCTCTCGACCGTCAAGGCCGCGGACGCGTGGCGGATCGACGCCGCCACTTTCGACGAGGCCCTGATGAGGCCTGGTCAGGAAGGCCTCATAAGGGAGCACTCGCCGGACGCCATCATCACCGACGGGCACTTCTTTTGGAACGCTGACGTCGCTGCCGATCTCGGCGTGCCGTGTGTGGCGTTCCAAGTCATTGGGACCTTCGCGACGACGGCCTTCACACACCTCATCAGGGATGTTGACATCCATGGCACCGCTGGAGCAGGTGTGGTGCCTCTGCCTCGAGCTGAAGGCGGCGGCCACATACTGATCCCGCACACGGAGCTCCCTGAGTTCGTGAGGAGCAAGAAAATCATGGATGGCCCCGTCCTGGATCGGATGACCGCAAGCGTGAAAAGGTGTGCCGGCCGGGCCGTGAACACCTTCTTCGACCTAGAGCAAGGGTACTGCGAGATTTTCACTAGCAGTATAAAGACGAAGCCCTCCTACTTTGTTGGGCCCCTCTCGCtgccgccggcagcggcggcgccggcaccaACAACAGGAGACAGCGCAGGAGCAGGGCACTCGCCGCCGTGCATCGAATGGCTCGACAGAATGCCGTCTCGATCGGTCGTGTTCCTGTGTTTCGGCAGCTTGACCCATGTCTCCGACGCCCAACTCGTGGAGCTGGCTCTCGGGCTCGAGGCCTCGGGGAAGCCGTTCCTGTGGGTCATCAGGGACAATGATACGTGGTCGCCGCCGGATGGGTGGATGGATCGCGTTGGTGCGAGGGGCATGGTCGTCAAGGGCTGGGCGCCGCAGATGCGGATCCTGGAACACCAGGCGGTGGGGGTGTTCGTGACCCACTGCGGCTGGAACTCCGTCATGGAGACGGTGACCGCCGGCGTGCCGGCGCTGACGTGGCCGATGGTGTTCGAGCAGTTCATCATCGAGCGGCTGCTGACCGAAGTGCTGGAGATCGGGGAGCGGCTGTTCCCGGAGGGTGCCGGGGTGCGTAGCACCAGGTACGAAGAGCACGACCTGGTCCCGGCAGAGGTCGTGGCGCGGGCGGTGACCAAGTTCATGGAGCCCGGAGGCAGAGGAGACGCGGCGAGGAGACGGGTGAAGGAGCTCTCCGCCCGAGCTCGTGCTGCCGTGGCGGAAGGCGGCACCTCTCACCGCGATCTGCAGCGCCTCATCGACGACCTCGTGCAAGCAAGAACAGAGCAGCGGCAAAGTAACAGCAGCACCCTCAAAAAGTAA